Within Halorussus sp. MSC15.2, the genomic segment GCGTCATCGAGTTCGAGGACATGGAACACGCAGACGACGTACTGCTCGAACGCGCGGGCATCTGCGACGCCGAGGACGTGACCGTCGGCGGCGTCCTCGACGTTCGCAACGACGAGAAGCCGACGACGACGACCGTCCGGGTGACCGGCCGAACGTTCGACGGCGAGCGCGGGACCAACACCTTCGAACTCGACGACGCGACCAGCATGGCCGCGAACGTCAACGGTCCCGCTCTCGGGTACCTGAAAGCCGCGATTCGGCGCAACCGCGCGGGGGAGTACGGCGTCTTCGGCCCGGCCGAACTGATGCCGGGATTCTAGCGATGTCGGACCGAGAGGCGACACCCGACAGAGGGTTCGACCCCGAGACGGTCCTCGCCGACCGCGAGGCGCGAGGACTCCGACGGCACCGCCGTCCCGCGGAGGAAGTCGCGGCCCGAACCCGGTTCGCCCCGGACCCGAAGGGCGACCGGCCGCGGTTCGGTCGCGAGCGACTCGTGTTCGCCGCGAACGACTACCTCGGACTCGCCGACGACTCACGGGTCGAGCGCGCGGCCTCGGCGGCCGCGCGCGAAGTGGGGACCGGCGCGGGCGCGAGCCGACTCGTCACGGGCGACACTCGCCTCCACCGGGCGCTCGAACGCGACATCGCCGAGACCAAACGCACCGAGCGCGCGCTCGTCTTCTCGTCGGGCTACGCCGCGAACGTCGGGACCATCGGCGCGCTCGCACCCGACGTGGTCTTCTCCGACGAACTGAACCACGCCAGCATCGTGGACGGCTGTCGGCTCTCCGGGACCGAGACCGTCGTGTACGACCACTGCGACGCCGACGCGCTCGCGACCGTGATGGCCGAGCGCGCCCGCGAGACCGACCCGACCGCGGACGAGCGCTGGCTGGTCGTGACCGACAGCGTGTTCAGCATGGACGGAACGGTCGCGCCCCTCGGCGCGGTCTGCGACGTCGCCGAACGCCACGGCGCGTGGGTCATGGTGGACGAGGCCCACGCGACCGGCCTCCACGAGGACGGTGGCGGCGTCGTCCAGCGCGAGGGTCTCTCGGACAGGGTGGACGTCCAGATGGGAACGCTGTCGAAGGCGCTGGCCGCGCAGGGCGGGTACGTCGCGGGCGACGAGTCGCTCGTGGAGTTGCTCGTCAACGAGGCGCGGTCGTTCGTCTACTCCACGGGACTCGCGCCGCCGGCCGCCGGGGCCGCTCGTGAAGCCCTCCGCATCGCCCGGGAGGGCGACCTCCGCGAGTCGTTCTGGTCGAACGTCGAGTACCTCCGAGAGGGGCTGGAGTCGCTCGGGTTCGACGTCCTCGGCGATTCCCACGTTCTCCCGGTGTTGGTCGGCGACCGTGCCGACGCCGTGGCGCTGGCCGACGGACTCCGGGAACTGGGCGTGGTCGCTCCGGCTATCCGGCCGCCGACGGTCCCCGACGGTACGAGTCGGATTCGCGTCGCGCCGATGGCGACCCACACCGCCGACGACCTCGACGCGTGTCTCGACGCGTTCGAGGCCGAGGCGACTCGACTCGACCTGCCATGACCGCGCGACCGAACCTCGCGGTCGTCGGGACGGACACCGGCGTCGGCAAGACGGTCGTGACGGCCGCAGTGGTGGCGCGGCTCCGGGACCGGGGACTCGACGCGCGGGCCGTCAAACCGGCCCAGACCGGCTATCCGCCGGACGACGACGCCGGGTTCGTCGCCGAGGCGTGCGGCAGCGACGAGGCCGCCACCTGCCTCCGGCGACTCGAACCGCCGCTGGCTCCGGCGGTGGCGGCCGAGCAGTCCGGGGAGTCGCTGGACTACGCCGAACTGCGAGACGGCTGTCGGCGCGCGATGGCCCGGAGCGAGGTCGCCGTCGTCGAGGGAATCGGCGGTCTGCGGGTTCCGCTCGCGGACGGGCGGGAGGTCGCCGACCTCGTGGCGGACCTCGACGTTCCGGCGCTCGTCGTCGCTCGGTCCGGACTCGGGACGCTCAACCACACGGCGCTGACCGTGACGGCGCTTCGGCGGCGCGGGGTCGCGGTGTCGGGCGTCGTCCTCAACGAGTTCGAGGGGGCGACGACCGCCGAGCGGACGAATCCGGCGGTCGTCGCCGAGATGACCGACGCGAACGTCGGGACGGTACCGCCGGTCGCGTTCGACCGGCCGACGACGGCGGTCTCCGCGGTCGAATCGGAACTGCCCGGGTCGGTACTCCCCGACGAGTTGGCCTGACGGACGACCAGCGCCGGGCGACACTCGACTGCCGGACGAAAGCACGGAGATTAAACCCGCACCCGAGTTAGGTCCGACCATGGAGTGTCGGCACTGCGGGTCCGCCATCGAACGACCGGGCGACTACTGTCTGGTCTGTCGGACGCCGAACGCCGACGCCGTGGTGCTGGAACTCGCTCGCGACCGCGCGACGCTGACGATGCTCGACGACGAGGAGGTCGTCGGCGAGACCCACGTGACGACCACGCCGGAGGACGGCGGCGAGGAGGGCGTGGTCGAACTCCGCAACTTCGCGGGCCGGGTCGCCGACGAGGTCCGGCGCAAGCGCCCCGAGGAGGTGTACGCCGCGGGCGACCGGGACGTCCTCCGGGCGACCCGCGACCAACTCCACTACTCGTTCTATCGCGTGAGCAACGGGACCGACGACGACGAGAGTCCCGTCGAGACCGTCCTCGCGCGCGGGGCGACCGCGCGCTGGAGGTCGTCGAGACCGCCCCGGCCGAGAAGTTAGGGGGGAGTCACTCGACGCTCATCGGCAATCGGGCGGGCCGGACCGCCATCCAGACCGTCGCGGGCCACCCGCACGTCAAGAAGATAATCCCCGGTCCCATCGACGCGGGCGGGTCGCAGTCGAACCGGCGTGCGCGCGAAGGCGACCCGCGCCGACGAGAACGGTAACGTCCGCCTGCTCCTGCGGGACGGTTCGTCCGTGCAGGAGAACCGAGTCGTCACCACCGCGATGGACCGCGAGCGCGGCGAGCAGGTGCGGGCGGACCTCAACGACGCGCTCGCCGAGGCCGACCTGCAGTAGGCCGACGGTGCCTGCCACCGGCCGAAACCGGGCTTGCAGGAGGCCGACGCCGACACGGAACCCATCGGGCAATCGACCGCGGCCGGTGATTTTGTCCCGTAGTTCGTCGTTCCGAGTCTCGGGTCCGACCAGCCACGCGACTCGACGGAGGCCGATTGGAAGCCCCAAGCTTCTTGGGGTTCGTAATTATATCTAATTACACAATGGTCAGCCACTACGACGCGGTCCTCGCGCTGATACCGCTGCTCTCCGGGGGAGGGCTTCTGGTGGGCCAACTCACGGGGCTACCGGGCGCTATCGCCGGGTTGGTGGCCTCGCTCGCGGTCATCGGTCACGAACTGTTCAACCCGCCGTTGCGCGACGGCGAGGAGTGACGGACGGTCGCGTGCTCGCGCGACCGGTCCGAACTCAAAGGCTTTATCAGCGCCCCGGAGTAAATTCGCAGTACTATGGCCGACCGAACCAAGAGTCGAACCGGCAGTGCCGGTCGATTCGGGGCGCGATACGGGCGTGTCGCCCGCAAGCGCGTCGCCGAGATTGAGAGCGACATGAACGACGACCACACCTGCCCCGAGTGCGGCACTGACGACGTGGACCGGCAGGGAACCGGAATCTGGCAGTGCGGCAAGTGCGGCTATAAGTACGCCGGCGGTACCTACCGCCCCGAGACGCCCGCCGGCCGCACGGTCAAACGCTCTATCCGGGCCGCCCTCGGCGAAGACGAAGAATGAGCTACAAGTGTTCGCGGTGTAAGCGCGACGTGGAACTCGACGAGTACGGCGGCGTTCGGTGTCCCTACTGCGGCCACCGCGTCCTCCTGAAAGAGCGGAGCCGCGACGTGAAGGAAGTCGGCGTGCGGTAACTGCCGTCTCACTATTCTATGGGCGACCCCATCGTCGGCAGGGACGACCGAACCCGAGACGCGACGCCGTCGAGCGACGGGTCTTCCCGACCGCACGACGCGACGCTCAGATTCGAGTACGAGTCGCCTGCGCGTGCCCGCGCGGTGGCCCGCGCAGTCGCGCAGGAGGTCGGCGAAATCGACGGCGACCGCTCGGCGGCGGCGGTCGAACGCGACGCCGAGTCGGTCGTCGTCCGCGTCGTCGCCGACGACCTCGTGGCGCTGCGCGCGGGGTGCAACACGTGGGGGTCGCTGGTCGAAGTCGCCGAGCGAACGTCCGGACTGGCGTAGGTCGAGTGTCGGCACTCGCGGCCGGAACTGCCGCCCGCGTTCGTAAGTCGTTGTCCCGTCTCCGTGGCCAGCGACGGCGCGACCGAACCGCGGCGAGACGGACGAGAACCGAAAGCGGGGGTTTTTCTGTCCGGGCCGCATCTCCGTAGGTATGCAGGGTAATCTGCCACCGGAAGCGCAGGAGAAGCTCGAAGAGCTGCAGGACCTTCAGGAGACCGCACAGCAGGTCGCCGTCCAGAAGAATCAGGCCGAGACGCAACTGACCGAGGCCCAGAACGCCCTCGACGAACTCGAGAACATCGACGAGGACACTACGATGTACCGAGAGGTCGGTGAACTGTTCGTCAAGACCGACTTCGACGAGGCCCAAGACGACCTCGAAGAGAAGGTCGACAGTCTCGAAATCCGCGTCGAGACGCTCGAGAAGCAGGAAGAGCGCGTTCAGGAGCAGTTCGAGAGCCTCCAGTCGGAGCTTCAGGACATGCTCGGTGGCGGCCCCGGCGGTCCGCAGGGCCCGGGCATGGGCGGCGGTCCCGGCGGCGCATAGATGCCGAGTGACGACGAAGTCGTCCAGACGGCCGCCGAAGCCGCCGAGGGTCTGATATTATCTCGACTCTCGAACTCGGCGGTCAAGGACCTCGACGTGACCGTCTCGTTCGAGGACGGTGTCCTCGACGTAGATGTGTACCTCAACGCGCCGGACGCGGCCGACGAGGAGAAAATCGCCGAGGACGCCGCACTCGCGGCCCGGTCGGCCGTGGACGAGTTGTTCGCCGAAGACGAGGACTGACTTCGTTCTCACCGACTCGTCGTTTTCATCAGTGAACCCTTCTCGATAGCGAGAGGTGCGACCACCGTCGATTATCGGTCGCCGCGTCAAACACCACAAGACATATCATCGGTGCCCGAATTGCGATGAAACACCGCGGGTAGGGGTACCTTGCGGTGTTCTTTCGACGCTAACTCGGGAGTCGAATCGCCCGGCAGGACCGCGTCGGGCGACCGACGAACGCGCGCGTCTCGGGCATCGCAAAACAGGGTGCTGGTCTCGGGCGGCGGCCGGCCGCTCCGCTCGCATCTCCGGCCCGGGGCATTTAGGCGACTGGCG encodes:
- a CDS encoding DUF3194 domain-containing protein; the protein is MPSDDEVVQTAAEAAEGLILSRLSNSAVKDLDVTVSFEDGVLDVDVYLNAPDAADEEKIAEDAALAARSAVDELFAEDED
- a CDS encoding 50S ribosomal protein L37ae; translation: MADRTKSRTGSAGRFGARYGRVARKRVAEIESDMNDDHTCPECGTDDVDRQGTGIWQCGKCGYKYAGGTYRPETPAGRTVKRSIRAALGEDEE
- the bioD gene encoding dethiobiotin synthase, translating into MTARPNLAVVGTDTGVGKTVVTAAVVARLRDRGLDARAVKPAQTGYPPDDDAGFVAEACGSDEAATCLRRLEPPLAPAVAAEQSGESLDYAELRDGCRRAMARSEVAVVEGIGGLRVPLADGREVADLVADLDVPALVVARSGLGTLNHTALTVTALRRRGVAVSGVVLNEFEGATTAERTNPAVVAEMTDANVGTVPPVAFDRPTTAVSAVESELPGSVLPDELA
- a CDS encoding KEOPS complex subunit Pcc1, coding for MGDPIVGRDDRTRDATPSSDGSSRPHDATLRFEYESPARARAVARAVAQEVGEIDGDRSAAAVERDAESVVVRVVADDLVALRAGCNTWGSLVEVAERTSGLA
- a CDS encoding prefoldin subunit beta, giving the protein MQGNLPPEAQEKLEELQDLQETAQQVAVQKNQAETQLTEAQNALDELENIDEDTTMYREVGELFVKTDFDEAQDDLEEKVDSLEIRVETLEKQEERVQEQFESLQSELQDMLGGGPGGPQGPGMGGGPGGA
- a CDS encoding DNA-directed RNA polymerase subunit P; protein product: MSYKCSRCKRDVELDEYGGVRCPYCGHRVLLKERSRDVKEVGVR
- a CDS encoding 8-amino-7-oxononanoate synthase produces the protein MSDREATPDRGFDPETVLADREARGLRRHRRPAEEVAARTRFAPDPKGDRPRFGRERLVFAANDYLGLADDSRVERAASAAAREVGTGAGASRLVTGDTRLHRALERDIAETKRTERALVFSSGYAANVGTIGALAPDVVFSDELNHASIVDGCRLSGTETVVYDHCDADALATVMAERARETDPTADERWLVVTDSVFSMDGTVAPLGAVCDVAERHGAWVMVDEAHATGLHEDGGGVVQREGLSDRVDVQMGTLSKALAAQGGYVAGDESLVELLVNEARSFVYSTGLAPPAAGAAREALRIAREGDLRESFWSNVEYLREGLESLGFDVLGDSHVLPVLVGDRADAVALADGLRELGVVAPAIRPPTVPDGTSRIRVAPMATHTADDLDACLDAFEAEATRLDLP